The genomic interval ttttgtttatttaactaCTGTTAAGTGACTAAACAGTCCAATCTCATAGGCTTCTAGTTTCTTACATTCCAAGTGGCTGAACCAATTGGCAGGACTTTCTGAATACCATAAATAAGTTGTTTAGGTGAACAAAACAGATTGAGATAATGATCAATACGAATTACTAAAAGTTTTAAAACCAAAGATATCACCTTCATAatagataaaagaagaaataaacatattCAATTAGCCACAAAAGTTATAGATTTATATTTGAAACTATATTTAGAGAAAgattttatgaataaataaataaatttgataaaGAAAGTGGGatataatgtttatttaaaattttaaaagttaaaatcagGTTTAAATGATGATTCTGAGTACATTTATTTGCATAGTCTAGTTTGTGACATTAACTACAGTGCTATAAAAGTCAATTTCAACATCTTAAAACAGCtatgagaaaaggagaaaatttacAACATGGAGTCATTAAACTCTAGCTAGTACATCTAGTTATAGTTACTTACTGAATTTCAACTTCTGTAAAACTGCATGTTGACCTTCAAATATATTCACAGAAGATCTAAGGTTTTAGGTTCCCTTCAAGAACAGTCTCTGAATTCTCACTCGTATCTGTTGAGTCTTAATACTGTATATAATGGGGTTCATCAAGGGTGGGAAAAGAATGTAGACGTTGCCCATGAGGACATGAACCAGAGGAGAGAGATGCTTCCCAAAGCGGTGAACCATGGTCAGACCAATGATGGGGATGTAGAAAACCAAAACAGCAGAGATGTGAGATACACATGTTTGCAAAGACTTGATTCTCTCCTCCCGGGATGCAATAGATAGAACTGTGTGCAGGATCATAATATATGACATTAATATGAGCACTGAATCCAGCAACAGGTTGCTGATCACCAGAGCTAGACCATAGATGCTATTGAAACGGATGTCTCCACAGGCCATTCTAATCAAGTCTTGGTGCagacagaaagagtgagagaggaaatgaggTCTGCAGTAATTTAAGAACTTCAAGCGAATAATAACTGGAGGAATAAGCATAGAACTCCTACACAAGATGGCCACTCCGATTTTCATGATTCTCTCATTGGTTAAGATGGAGGAATAGCGTAGAGGGTTGCAAATGGCAATGTAGCGGTCAAAGGACATGGCAAGGAGAACAGAGGACTCCATGAAGGACAAACCATGAATGAAGTAAGACTGTGCAATGCAGGCATCAAGGCTGATCTCTTGAAGGAAGCCCCAAAGGATGCCCAGCACCGTGTGCACAGTGGACAGCCCCATGCACAAGTCTGTGAGGGCTAACATGGCCAGGAAATAGAACATGGGCTGGTGCAGGCTCAGCTCAGTGCGAATCACATGAAGCACCATGCAGTTTCCCAGGAACACTGTCACATAGATTATGGAGAATGGGACAGATAGCCAGAAGTAATAAATCTCTAAACCAGGGAAACCAGTTAGAGCAAACCTGGAACTAGTGAAGTTTGTGACAGAGAAAGCCGACATTGTTAGAGGATTGAAAATACCTTTGGAAAGATTATTGGATGTAACTTTTCAATGCTATAATTTCTAATGATGTGTACCTGGTTTTCaggagaaaataatatataatacaattttCATAACTAGCAAGATACATACATGATCCTTTGATGGTATCATGGCGAAAACCTCTTGTCTCAACACAGACCTTTCAGTACTAGTGTTAAGGGATGCCAGAAAACCTGCGAGTTTTATGCAGGATCTATAACACCCATGGGCTTATGGGATTTAGCCTGTAGAACTGTCTTCTAGGAGTCTGCCCAGTCCCAAAGAAAACAGTGTTAAGTCACTCATTTGGTATGACCCACGAGAGAatttttctctccagtataacATCTGGGTCTTTTACTTCTTCCAAGGTTCAAATGATCTCGATAGAATTGAACTGTTTAAATTGATGTATTTTTCagaatattctatatatattttatgatattctatataattatatgtaatgttatctactatatatataatacaaatattagTGGAATCTGAAATTTCAGACTTGTATGACAGTTATCAAATCTGCTTTAAATTATTCATCTacataatgttttctttattttttctctattttttgtgCAACTCTTTGCTATATGAGATTTTTGCATTTCATGGTATTGTCAGTTAGTAAAATTTTCAAATGTAGGATAATATAGTTGGCCTAAAGTTTGAAACAAGTATTTTATAATATCTATCTTAGCTGTGCCTTTGTTATctgttcaagaaaaaaatacataagtacataaaataatgcaaccacaaaacaaaacaaaacaagaacaacaaaatacctTCGAGTTTGAACCTGATCATCatctgtatgcatatatatatgtgtgtgtgtgtgtgtacatgtgtgtatgtgtacatatatcacAGAAGAACACTAATAATTCTGCATGTTCATTGTATGTTTATGAGTTAACACACAGGCAGTTCTTTGCTtatgaaattttataaattattacaatttggaaaaataatttgAGGTTTTAGAGTACAATAGGAATTCCATAGACATTTACAAAAAAGAATTTATGGTtgtgaaattaaaaacttttcaaGAGTTTAGTGACTTAAATTTTGAACAAGTTCAACAGTTTTAAAtagtaagaaatatttaaatcttaCATTCACATAGATTGGCTTCATCCTCAAGATAAAGCTCATTGTTTACTGAGTATTGTTGAGAGAATGTagtttataaatacaaaaaagtgAAAATCAACAATCAACTGTCTTAATGTATTCTCTTAACATTAATCAAGTCAAAATGTCAGTGACTAATGCAATGTTATTTTTCAGCTATAAGGCTAAGTCACTATGATCATAAAATTAGATAGTCTAAAGTAtgggaaaaaaatcccattttttTGTACATCTTTTCCAAGACACCAGTGACAGGATGGATCTTTCCATTTAGTGATGTTTAATCCATGTTTCTATCAGATGTAATTCTGTAGGGTACAGGCATATATTAGGAAACAGTATCTCTTTGTTATAAACGCCTTTGTTTTGATGGATTTTGTGTTTATTCCTAtccaaataaaatgaacaaagaagTGGACCTGTAATACTGAACAAATATATCATTTAGAGTAATATGATAATATTTGATTTTAAGCTGTTATCACATATTCTGGGTCAgttatctttataaaaatatggattattttatatttaatttaaaatataatcttcTAAATTCATTTGTAAGAATGTCTATAAGTGCCTGGAAAATTTAACAATGTATCTATCAATTTTTTCCATAAATTTCActtcttttgtattgtttttgcatatatttattgaattttagtGTATGAACATAACATTATTCTTTCCTAAAGAATTTCCCATTaagatctaaaaatatttttatttatgtcattGACTTATCAATATGCATTCATTATACTTacattattaatttgttttcCCAAGCTTTGAATTTCTAAAGTTGTATACATGATTTGTATGTATATAAGGTTTACATTATGtaaatgcttatttatttttgaatttaacACATTTTAGTGAAACACTGTATGTGTATCTATTTCATAATTGTTCTACCTGCATGAGGCTTAATTTCTGTGTTCCAAATGTAAGTGTATGACAAATATATAATAGCTAGCTTGATTCCTTCTATTATTAAATATCTTGAAAAATCTTAATATTTTGTTCATTATCCCTAAAGAGTAATACCAGCCAAGCAACATCTCAGATATTCTTGGAGAGATACGAATAATAATGCAGTAATTACTTACTGCTCTAAAGAAAAAGAGTAACAAAGTGCAACACACAGAAATGTTTAAACTAAtcataatattataaaaatatttatactaaTACACATTCATGCTATTGCTAAACCAGTATCCATGGGAAATACGAATAGTGAAATAAGAAAACATTGCATAGATAATTATAATGTTCATGACCAATTTACTAATAATTGAACTGATTTAAATACAATTAGATTAGAAAATAATGTTTAGTATTATACTCTTCAAGTATGGTACATACTCAcgaataagtggatattagccaaataaGTACAGAATACCAGGAATACAGCCTACAGAACTCAGGAAGGTTAACAACAgaaaggcccaagggaggatgcttcagtttcacttgagagggagaagaagacaatcacaggaaacagagggagaaagggatctgggtgggaaaggagagggggaaaagaaaaagaggaacatgATCAGATATGGGGCAGGTGGGGGAGGCAACAAagaagccctgaggaccagcagaatgaatggaaatatgcaacctagAAGGGTGGGAGTTGGAGGAACCATCTAGAATATAGTAAAGACCTGTGAAGTGAGACACTATCAGGACTCAGAGGCGGGGAGGGGGgcaccttagatgaaatgctcaacagtgggggGAGGTAACTCATACAGtacacctccagtagaaagacaggtcaagtggagggatggggttgccatcccacagtcaaaatgtcagacacataattgttcctgtgtaaaagttctgcagggacaaaaacagagaagagacagagaaaggaggtccagtgactgacCCAAATTGGGACCCATCTCACGGGGAGGCTGCAAGGACTGACACTAGagctgatgctatggtgtgcttacaggcAGAAGCCTAGCTTCTcagaggctgtcctctgagaagtccaataagcagggctgtcctctgagaggcccaacaagcagctgactgagacaggtgCAGATACTTGTATCCAACCATTGATCTGAGTCCAAGGACCCCcttggttgaattagggaaaggctggaagaagctgaggagaagggcattcctataggaagaccagaagtctcaactaacctggtccACTGATATTTCTTAGATACTAAGccaacaaccaggcagcatacactagctggtccgagcctccaacacatatacagcaaaggactgcctggtctggcagTAGGAGAAGAGGTACCTTGaaagacttgaagccccagggtgTGGGGAGACCTTGCAAGGGAAGGGGCATCCTCTTGAAgacaaggggaggaggaatgggatgaggaactgtggaaaaactgacgaGGCAAGGagtaacaactggactgtaataaacataaatatagtaataaaaaaagtacttagaaatttaataataaagatactttgaaaatacaattttttattaattaattgattttggTAGAAAAAATTTAGatcttaaaaagttatttttacttctttccttCTGAAATGGTACTCACAGTAGCAATGATATATAAGCAGAAGGTTTTACtatgaaaaatggataaagaaaataatgtatcAAAGCAAAATTGATTGTTATTTAggcttaaaatagaaaatattgttttGTGTGTCATCATGATACATGTCATGTCACATATCACATAACACATCATGTTATCATAGCACAGAAGTCATTGTACTATGTTTAGTAAGCCAGGAGAAGAAAGATCCATGATCCTTGCTGTCATTTACATTTTAAGCCTTACAGTATTCAGTTCTTGGAAAAGGAGGTTTAAGAGGCTGGGAACAGAGgttggaaaatttaaaaatttcaaaaatgtttttaaaaagttaaagtttCAAGCAATGCATAGTATACTAACTATggttataaaaatgtatattatacCCTGAAAATTACATGATATTTTACTCACACACCCATGTGTATCTGCAagcgtgtgtgtacacatacatacacacaaaagcacatacaaatacaaaagGTAACTATGTACATAATTGGTAAATTCCTTTGTTAGCAGTATCAACAGATTCCACCACTGCTACCCAAGAAGCAAAATGTCATGttctgttttgtattgtttttacattttagcCTTTCTGAATGGAGAATGATAAAATATGAAAgtaatttcagttttcattttccgatgactaaggatattaaaaaataaatacataaatatataaacatacagaaTCTAAATATTTCTCAGTGTTTAATGTTTTTAAGTGCTTTGTATATTGCATGTGTCAATCCTCTATTAGGCATATAGCTGGTAAAGACTTTTTCCATTCTATAGACTGGCTTTTCATTTGAATGAAGGCATCCTTTTCTGTACTGAAGTTTTTTAGTTGTATGAGGCCATGTTTGTCACTTGTTAATCTTTTGGGGGAAGATGTTTACTTTTAGTGCAAAATTCAATAAGAAAATtggatattgaacattttgttataaaaattaaCTTTGCTCTAGGTGATTTTGTTCAATGGTACACCAATGAAATGTTCTGAGCACACAGGTAAGCTAGGCTATGCTCCATACAGCAGATGAACTAAAGACAtttacctcataccagtcagaatggctaagataaaaaaaaaaaaaactcagatcaCAGCAGATGccagcaaggatgtggagaaagaggagcactcctctactgctgatgggattgcaagctggacAACCACTCTGAGAGttagtctggtagttcctcagtaAATTGGatatagtactacctgaggaccgagctataccactcctgggcatatacccagaagatgctccaacttaTACCAAAGACACATGCTCTATTATGTCCATAGCAgacttatttgtaatagccagaatctagaaacaacccagatgtccctcaacagggGAAGGGATAGAGAATATGTGGTATATTGACACAATGGGAttctacttagctattaaaaacaatgatttcatgaaatttgaaggcaagtggatggaactagaaaatatcatcttgagtaaggtaacacagacaaaaaaagaacacacacggcatgtgctcactgataagtggatagtaATAAAAAGCTGGGGAtacctgtgcccttcccccagcctgccagcctgccagcctgccagcctgccagcctgccagcctgccagcctgccagcctgccagcctgccagcctgccagcctgccagcctgccagcctgccagcctgccagcctgccagcctgccagcctgccagcctgagcaggGCCGAATgagctgtttaccacaatagaccaagcaacagtaggacctgagaggcattgcattgctgGCCTTGGTGCCCTAAAGTTTGTTATagaagctaagaagaatggaccacctgctgagcttgcccTGACACCTTCTACACCTGCTATCTcctcacccagcccctgggctgaaccaagaagagactctgagggcggggcttcccctttatatgtgaaagcaaattattaaacttcgggccttgatcagaatactttgtcttggctccacgTTTTTCTTGCcatccattcccctttcattcccagtcttcctctcaggtgaacccggttcccg from Arvicanthis niloticus isolate mArvNil1 chromosome 1, mArvNil1.pat.X, whole genome shotgun sequence carries:
- the LOC117693752 gene encoding olfactory receptor 51V1-like; the encoded protein is MSAFSVTNFTSSRFALTGFPGLEIYYFWLSVPFSIIYVTVFLGNCMVLHVIRTELSLHQPMFYFLAMLALTDLCMGLSTVHTVLGILWGFLQEISLDACIAQSYFIHGLSFMESSVLLAMSFDRYIAICNPLRYSSILTNERIMKIGVAILCRSSMLIPPVIIRLKFLNYCRPHFLSHSFCLHQDLIRMACGDIRFNSIYGLALVISNLLLDSVLILMSYIMILHTVLSIASREERIKSLQTCVSHISAVLVFYIPIIGLTMVHRFGKHLSPLVHVLMGNVYILFPPLMNPIIYSIKTQQIRVRIQRLFLKGT